The following is a genomic window from Pseudomonas lurida.
TGATCGGGGTGCCGCGCAAGGTGCGATGCAGGCGCACCTGCAATTCGTTGCCGAAGGCGTAGTAGCGGGTGAGCAACGTCTGGCCGCGCGCCGCGAAACGGTTGTAGGCGATCACTGCCGGGATGGCGGCAAACAGGCCGATGGCCGTGGCGATCAATGCTTCAGCAATGCCCGGCGCCACCGTGGACAAAGTCGCTTGCTGTACCTGGGACAAGCCGATAAAGGAATTCATGATTCCCCACACCGTGCCGAACAAGCCGATGTAGGGGCTCACCGACCCCACGGTGGCGAGGAATTGCAGGCCCTTTTCCAACTCGATCTCCTGTTCGGTGATCGCCACCTGCAATGCGCGCTCGACACCCTCCAGCACAGCCGGATCATGGTGGTGCAGGTGCTGGTATTCCTGCACGCCGGCGATAAAGATCGGCGCAATCCCACCCTCGCCTGCCTGCACGGTTTCACGGTACAGCGGCTGCAAGTCGGTAGCAGCGCGAAAGCGCTGCACAAAGCCGTTCAACTGGCGCTCCAGGCGCCGCAGCACACTGCCGCGCTGGATGATCAGGTACCAACTGAGCAAGGATGCCAGCAGCAAAGTGACCATCACCGCCTTGACCAACAGGCTGGCATCGCTGATCAACCCCCAGATCGTCATATGTTCCATCGTCGCGTGCATGGTTAAGCTCCTATTCGATTAAAAAGTGATGACCGGGTGATGACGGCTCACGGCAACTTCAGCGC
Proteins encoded in this region:
- the tolQ gene encoding protein TolQ; translated protein: MHATMEHMTIWGLISDASLLVKAVMVTLLLASLLSWYLIIQRGSVLRRLERQLNGFVQRFRAATDLQPLYRETVQAGEGGIAPIFIAGVQEYQHLHHHDPAVLEGVERALQVAITEQEIELEKGLQFLATVGSVSPYIGLFGTVWGIMNSFIGLSQVQQATLSTVAPGIAEALIATAIGLFAAIPAVIAYNRFAARGQTLLTRYYAFGNELQVRLHRTLRGTPINLAVAA